One genomic segment of Rhodothermaceae bacterium includes these proteins:
- a CDS encoding cytochrome c: MKKLSFLLGIALLLGGCRGSLKEDPPIHINPNMDAMERFEAQEANPFFEDGRAMRPPVPGTVARGMLREDVAFHAGRNADGGYVQVMPVEYTVEFANRGRERYDIYCSVCHGVAGDGQGIVMTGGYGFVPIGFHNDRLRTIEDGYLYEVISQGVRTMPAYAQQIPIADRWAIVAYVRALQRSQNADRDDIPADEQTNF; this comes from the coding sequence ATGAAGAAGCTCTCTTTTTTACTTGGAATTGCGCTCCTTCTCGGCGGGTGTCGCGGCAGCCTGAAAGAGGATCCACCCATCCACATCAATCCAAATATGGATGCTATGGAGCGGTTTGAAGCCCAAGAGGCCAACCCTTTCTTTGAAGACGGCCGAGCTATGCGACCTCCGGTCCCTGGGACCGTAGCCCGTGGCATGCTGCGGGAAGACGTGGCATTCCACGCCGGACGTAATGCTGATGGAGGTTATGTACAAGTGATGCCGGTGGAGTATACCGTGGAATTTGCCAACCGTGGACGGGAACGCTATGATATATACTGCTCGGTCTGTCACGGTGTGGCTGGAGATGGCCAAGGAATTGTAATGACGGGCGGGTATGGGTTCGTACCCATTGGTTTTCACAATGACCGCCTGCGCACCATTGAGGATGGATACCTGTATGAAGTCATCTCTCAAGGAGTCCGAACCATGCCCGCGTATGCGCAGCAGATCCCGATTGCAGATCGATGGGCAATTGTCGCGTACGTAAGAGCATTGCAGCGCAGTCAGAATGCAGATAGAGACGATATCCCGGCTGATGAGCAAACCAATTTTTA
- a CDS encoding DUF3341 domain-containing protein — MLKKLIQSVKATMGIYEAQEDGVYGLLAEFPNPGVLISAARKVHSSGYRHFDTHSPFPIHGMDRAMGLGQSKVGYITLIGSATGLGLATWMQWWTSAVDYPLNISGKPFFAIEPSIPIMFELTVLFSALFAVGGMLVLNGLPRPYNPLFYSRGFSRTSDDAFFLHIAASDPNFDLDQTESLLQEAGAKTVEVIHDHGYSELHTA; from the coding sequence ATGTTAAAGAAATTGATCCAGAGCGTGAAGGCAACCATGGGGATCTATGAAGCCCAGGAAGACGGTGTCTACGGGTTATTGGCTGAATTCCCTAATCCAGGGGTTCTGATCTCTGCAGCTCGTAAAGTGCATTCGTCCGGCTATCGTCACTTCGATACCCACTCTCCTTTCCCGATTCATGGAATGGATCGTGCGATGGGACTAGGACAATCCAAAGTTGGATACATTACCCTCATTGGCAGCGCGACTGGACTGGGACTCGCGACATGGATGCAATGGTGGACCTCCGCCGTGGACTACCCTTTGAATATCAGCGGAAAGCCATTCTTCGCGATTGAGCCATCGATCCCGATTATGTTCGAACTCACGGTGCTGTTCTCTGCGTTGTTTGCCGTAGGTGGAATGCTGGTATTGAATGGGCTACCCCGCCCCTACAACCCACTTTTCTACTCCCGGGGATTTTCGCGGACCTCCGATGATGCATTCTTTTTGCACATTGCAGCAAGCGATCCGAACTTCGATCTGGATCAAACAGAATCACTGCTCCAAGAAGCAGGTGCAAAGACGGTCGAAGTAATTCATGACCATGGATATTCAGAGCTGCATACGGCCTAA
- a CDS encoding hydrogenase has translation MSASTDKTVTLPAEPPLVTGNLGFHDITQLVSYHTEKRPPSVWYMAIAVSSTLLCILLLMIAYLVWNGIGVWGNNNPVGWGWPIVNFVFWVGIGHAGTLISAILFLFRQQWRTAINRSAEAMTLFAVICALLFPTIHVGRIWVIYWTLPLPNQMEMWPQFKSPLLWDVFAVSVYFIVSLIFWYVGLVPDLATLRDRARNAFRRRILGFFSLGWTGANRHWRNYEKTYLLLAALATPLVLSVHSVVSFDFAVSIIPGWHTTIFPPYFVAGAIFSGFAMVMTLLILARKIYGIQNIITMDHLEKMAIIILLTGSMVGFAYITEFFIAWYSQVEYEQYAFLNRATGPYAWAYWTMMSCNLLFPQFFWIKRLRRSIPFLFLTSIVVNIGMWFERFVITVTSLHRDFLPSSWDYFNPTIVDVLTLVGSFGLFMTLFLIFLRYLPMVAIAEVKMVLPESDPHYYDQHESGSETN, from the coding sequence GTGTCTGCATCGACTGACAAGACTGTAACGCTCCCCGCGGAACCACCACTGGTTACCGGGAATCTGGGGTTTCATGATATCACCCAGCTAGTCTCCTATCACACAGAAAAACGCCCCCCTTCCGTGTGGTACATGGCCATTGCTGTGTCCTCTACACTGCTGTGTATCCTTCTACTAATGATCGCCTATCTGGTATGGAACGGGATTGGGGTCTGGGGCAATAATAACCCCGTAGGGTGGGGATGGCCCATCGTTAACTTTGTGTTCTGGGTTGGTATTGGGCACGCCGGAACCTTGATCTCAGCCATCTTATTCCTCTTCCGGCAGCAGTGGCGTACGGCCATTAACCGAAGTGCAGAGGCGATGACCCTCTTTGCGGTCATCTGTGCATTGTTGTTTCCCACGATCCACGTAGGTCGGATATGGGTAATCTACTGGACCCTGCCCCTTCCCAACCAGATGGAGATGTGGCCTCAGTTCAAAAGCCCACTTCTCTGGGATGTGTTTGCCGTCAGCGTGTACTTCATAGTATCGCTCATATTCTGGTATGTCGGTCTAGTCCCGGATTTAGCGACTCTACGTGACCGGGCTCGCAACGCATTCCGCCGCCGGATTTTGGGATTCTTTTCTCTTGGCTGGACGGGGGCAAACCGCCACTGGCGCAACTATGAGAAGACCTACCTGCTCCTCGCTGCACTTGCGACTCCATTGGTCTTGAGCGTACACTCTGTGGTTTCTTTTGACTTTGCGGTGAGCATTATCCCAGGTTGGCACACTACTATTTTCCCGCCCTATTTCGTCGCGGGAGCTATTTTCTCGGGGTTTGCAATGGTGATGACTCTCCTGATCCTCGCGCGGAAGATCTACGGGATTCAAAACATTATCACCATGGATCACCTGGAGAAGATGGCGATTATCATTCTCCTTACGGGATCGATGGTAGGTTTTGCCTACATCACCGAATTCTTCATTGCTTGGTATTCACAGGTTGAATATGAGCAATATGCGTTCCTGAACCGGGCAACTGGCCCCTATGCATGGGCATATTGGACAATGATGTCCTGTAATCTGCTCTTCCCACAATTCTTCTGGATCAAGCGTCTGCGGCGAAGCATTCCATTCCTTTTCCTGACCTCGATCGTTGTAAACATTGGGATGTGGTTTGAGCGGTTTGTGATCACGGTGACCAGTTTGCACCGAGACTTCCTGCCAAGTAGCTGGGATTACTTTAATCCGACGATCGTAGACGTCTTGACACTTGTCGGATCGTTTGGTCTCTTTATGACCCTGTTTTTGATTTTCCTTCGCTACTTACCCATGGTCGCCATTGCAGAAGTGAAGATGGTACTGCCGGAAAGTGATCCCCATTACTATGATCAGCATGAGTCTGGGAGTGAGACCAACTAA
- a CDS encoding 4Fe-4S dicluster domain-containing protein, whose product MISLPVIGDTPASSEQKLWRSRPHLDQDPSLLEQVSEEFIPGASNAPTGSNRRHFMQLLGASMAMAGLAACRRPVETIMPFSDRPEELIPGVPLHYATAMNFRGTARPLLAKSYDGRPVKVEGNPDHPNASGSSGVFEQASLLQLYDPDRSKTILRTGSPVNWEDFLSLCQRFQTRNRRVAVLAAPDSSATRARLQAQIESQFPDTRWIDYRSEGDDVETLGIQMAYGQPLQPVYDFANAEVIVSLDADFLGPHAKNGTLNTSSFAQGRRLNGAQDQMSRLYVAESTYTVTGTMADHRRRMRSDAISDLASQIATALGVYSGASPDSFASGIARDLQTTNGRCVIVAGETQPAEVHALCALMNHALGAVGTAITLLDTGASTQLPQSQTLPALVEEMQAGQIDLLLMLGVNPVYDAPPELNFQDVMGRVSDTVHVGMHVDETARASTWHIPLTHYLESWGDGRSWDGTLTPIQPLIAPLYGDTRSEIEILSALSSGQYTRGYDLVRETWASVLGEEDLENVWCRVLHDGYLQDTGYPSVTAEPAFDAQLPESDSSLELVVRLDPTVLDGSFANNAWCQELPDPITKIVWDNVAVLSPKTAEDHGLVCEYSKGRYYADVVTLTVNGHEVELPIWILPGHADDTVSVTLGYGREISTTRPERDTPFWDTDDTTDIYARGTLATGVGTNVAKLRNLLAKPVSVGVQLAATGRKWTIVTTQDHGILDTEARPLIRTATMEEYQADPAFALQDEAPTPGSDVKTDFSDYPELWKNQHPAKTPAFRDSDYWQNQWGMVIDLNACTGCNACIVACQAENNIQVVGKKEVGHGRELHWLRVDRYFITEGGEDLDADPQIVMQPMPCQHCENAPCESVCPVAATVHSPDGTNQMIYNRCIGTRYCANNCPYKVRRYNFYNWSKTIPETVQMAQNPNVSIRFRGVMEKCSFCVQRIRQTQKRAGLETRPLHRDEVATACQQACPAEAITFGDLNDQESGVSQAVQNPRSYKLLAELNIKPRVSYLARVRNPNQDLEPAGSP is encoded by the coding sequence ATGATATCTCTTCCAGTTATTGGCGACACTCCTGCGAGCTCCGAGCAAAAGTTGTGGCGCAGCCGCCCACACCTTGATCAAGATCCCAGCCTATTGGAACAGGTTTCTGAGGAATTTATCCCTGGAGCGAGTAACGCCCCTACTGGGAGTAATCGCCGTCACTTTATGCAACTGTTGGGCGCGTCCATGGCTATGGCTGGCCTAGCCGCCTGCCGCCGCCCGGTAGAAACCATCATGCCGTTTTCGGACCGTCCGGAAGAACTGATTCCTGGCGTTCCGCTGCACTATGCGACTGCGATGAATTTTCGTGGAACCGCCCGCCCACTTCTGGCAAAAAGCTACGATGGCAGACCGGTCAAAGTTGAAGGCAATCCAGATCATCCAAACGCTTCGGGATCTTCTGGCGTCTTTGAACAGGCCTCCTTGCTTCAACTCTATGATCCTGACCGCTCAAAAACCATTTTGCGTACCGGTTCTCCTGTGAACTGGGAAGATTTTCTGTCTTTGTGCCAACGATTCCAGACACGAAATCGACGTGTGGCTGTGCTTGCAGCACCAGACAGTTCGGCAACGCGTGCCCGCCTACAGGCTCAAATTGAGAGTCAGTTCCCAGATACGAGATGGATTGATTATCGCAGCGAAGGAGATGATGTTGAGACCCTTGGGATTCAGATGGCCTACGGGCAGCCACTACAACCGGTCTATGACTTTGCAAATGCTGAAGTCATTGTAAGCCTAGATGCAGATTTTCTTGGCCCTCATGCCAAGAACGGCACTTTGAACACCTCTTCTTTTGCCCAAGGACGCAGGCTCAATGGCGCCCAAGATCAGATGAGTCGGCTGTATGTTGCAGAGAGCACCTACACCGTAACCGGCACCATGGCCGATCATCGTAGGCGGATGCGGTCGGATGCCATTTCCGATCTGGCAAGCCAGATTGCCACTGCACTGGGGGTTTATTCCGGGGCAAGCCCCGACTCGTTTGCTTCCGGCATCGCCAGAGATCTGCAAACAACCAATGGTCGCTGTGTCATCGTTGCCGGTGAAACTCAACCTGCCGAGGTACATGCACTTTGTGCACTCATGAACCATGCCCTTGGTGCCGTGGGTACAGCCATAACCTTGCTGGACACCGGAGCCTCTACCCAACTACCCCAATCACAGACGCTCCCCGCACTGGTCGAGGAAATGCAGGCCGGGCAGATTGATCTGTTGCTGATGCTGGGAGTCAATCCGGTCTATGATGCTCCACCAGAGTTGAATTTTCAGGATGTGATGGGACGTGTCAGTGACACCGTACATGTCGGTATGCATGTTGATGAGACGGCTCGGGCAAGTACCTGGCACATCCCCCTGACCCATTACCTAGAATCGTGGGGAGACGGCCGTTCATGGGATGGGACGCTCACGCCAATTCAGCCACTTATTGCCCCGCTGTACGGGGATACGCGAAGTGAAATCGAAATCCTCAGTGCACTTTCGAGTGGGCAGTATACCAGAGGGTACGATTTGGTACGTGAAACCTGGGCCTCCGTACTGGGCGAGGAAGATTTAGAAAATGTCTGGTGCCGTGTCCTGCACGATGGCTATCTGCAAGACACCGGCTATCCTTCGGTTACCGCCGAACCTGCCTTCGACGCACAGCTCCCGGAATCCGATTCCAGCCTTGAACTCGTAGTCAGACTGGATCCCACCGTGCTTGATGGCAGCTTTGCCAATAATGCCTGGTGTCAGGAGCTCCCGGATCCGATCACGAAAATTGTATGGGACAACGTTGCCGTACTAAGCCCAAAGACCGCGGAAGATCATGGGCTTGTCTGCGAGTACTCGAAAGGTCGCTATTACGCTGACGTCGTCACACTGACCGTTAACGGACACGAGGTTGAGCTGCCAATCTGGATTCTACCCGGGCATGCAGATGATACCGTATCGGTTACGTTGGGGTATGGCCGCGAGATCTCTACGACACGACCCGAGCGGGACACCCCCTTTTGGGACACGGACGACACAACGGATATCTATGCCCGAGGTACCCTGGCCACCGGCGTGGGAACGAACGTTGCAAAACTCAGGAATTTGCTCGCGAAACCTGTCTCCGTCGGAGTCCAACTCGCGGCAACGGGCCGCAAATGGACCATCGTTACGACACAGGATCACGGCATTCTGGACACAGAAGCCCGCCCATTGATCCGCACAGCAACAATGGAGGAGTATCAAGCAGATCCGGCATTCGCTCTGCAGGATGAAGCTCCGACGCCCGGCTCCGACGTAAAGACGGACTTTTCTGATTACCCTGAGCTCTGGAAAAATCAGCACCCGGCTAAAACCCCTGCCTTTCGTGACAGTGATTACTGGCAGAATCAGTGGGGAATGGTCATTGATCTGAATGCCTGCACGGGATGCAATGCCTGCATTGTCGCATGCCAAGCGGAAAACAATATCCAGGTCGTCGGCAAAAAAGAGGTCGGCCATGGGCGCGAGTTGCACTGGCTGCGCGTAGACCGGTATTTTATCACCGAGGGTGGGGAAGATCTGGATGCAGATCCTCAGATCGTCATGCAACCCATGCCCTGTCAGCACTGTGAGAATGCGCCCTGCGAATCCGTCTGTCCGGTTGCCGCAACCGTACATTCGCCCGACGGCACAAACCAAATGATCTACAACCGGTGTATTGGTACGCGTTATTGCGCCAATAACTGCCCGTACAAGGTTCGCCGGTACAATTTCTATAACTGGTCCAAAACGATTCCGGAAACCGTGCAGATGGCCCAGAACCCGAATGTGTCGATTCGATTCCGGGGAGTGATGGAAAAATGCTCGTTCTGTGTGCAGCGGATTCGCCAGACGCAGAAGAGAGCCGGACTGGAAACCCGTCCATTACATCGCGATGAGGTTGCAACCGCTTGTCAGCAGGCCTGTCCGGCTGAAGCCATCACCTTTGGTGACCTCAACGATCAGGAAAGTGGGGTCAGCCAAGCCGTGCAGAATCCGCGCAGCTACAAGCTATTGGCCGAATTGAACATTAAACCAAGGGTTTCCTATCTGGCCCGTGTACGTAATCCAAATCAGGACTTGGAGCCTGCGGGATCGCCATAG
- a CDS encoding cytochrome c3 family protein: protein MPQIFPRKSNTLPHLSLGAMLGSGIVVVFLVWYYFSPEYTDVGYAPEQPVPYSHRVHVDQLGLDCRYCHNFVEVADVSNVPATETCMNCHEIVLPQSTDLAPVRASWADNSSIPWVKVHQLPDYAQFSHAAHVNNGVGCETCHGRIDQMDVVRLEEPLSMGWCLECHREPEKYLRPNEEITTMGYVHSAGFLEDNLNRIKQEGIRPPTNCSACHY, encoded by the coding sequence ATGCCCCAAATTTTTCCGAGGAAATCCAACACGCTTCCGCACCTGTCTCTGGGTGCAATGCTTGGAAGCGGTATCGTTGTGGTATTTTTGGTGTGGTATTATTTCTCACCCGAGTACACGGATGTCGGCTACGCACCTGAGCAACCTGTACCTTACAGCCATCGTGTCCATGTAGATCAGTTGGGGCTTGATTGTCGGTATTGTCACAACTTTGTGGAAGTAGCCGATGTCTCAAACGTGCCGGCAACGGAAACCTGCATGAATTGTCACGAAATTGTTCTTCCACAAAGCACAGACCTCGCACCAGTGCGAGCCAGTTGGGCAGACAATTCATCAATCCCATGGGTCAAGGTCCATCAACTACCAGATTATGCCCAGTTCAGCCACGCGGCGCATGTAAACAACGGGGTCGGCTGTGAGACCTGTCATGGCAGAATTGATCAGATGGATGTGGTACGTCTTGAGGAGCCGCTCTCCATGGGGTGGTGCCTTGAATGTCACCGGGAACCGGAGAAGTACCTCCGACCAAATGAAGAAATCACTACGATGGGCTACGTACACAGTGCCGGATTCTTGGAAGATAATTTGAACCGAATCAAACAGGAAGGTATTCGCCCACCAACGAATTGCAGCGCCTGCCATTATTAG
- a CDS encoding MATE family efflux transporter encodes MSSHQSHSIWNESRRVSLLSIPIVATQLGQISNGFVDVMMVGRLGSPELAGVALGNATYFLFALIGIGILLAVGPMVSQAYGAGKHDPIGRTTRQALWLATLLSLPVLLIMWNAKLPWILMQQDAATMDYAEGYLQAAMWGYLPFMWFNALRNFVEAIARPLPITIIILMGILLNIGANYGLMFGNFGLPRLGLTGTGWATCIVHWFMFTCIALYVAFQHPYRSYGVLRKLRTPDFGYFRELLRVGFPIGGSIGLEVTLFSATAFLIGTYGAVPIAAHQIAIQCAAIAYMVPLGIGLATSVRVGQNIGAKDFSAAAISGYAGMALSLIFMSCTALLFLLVPNFIVSIYLDTSDPTNIPTILQVVSLLGIAALFQLFDGLQATALGALRGLKDTRIPMVMGFIAYWLIGMPTGLGLGFGLGMGPEGFWWGLVIGLIAASIMFTHRFVRMTNRLKTGSSLPN; translated from the coding sequence GTGAGCAGTCACCAAAGTCATAGCATCTGGAATGAGTCCCGCCGGGTCTCACTCCTTTCGATCCCAATCGTCGCGACCCAGCTAGGACAAATCAGTAACGGGTTTGTTGACGTGATGATGGTAGGCCGCCTGGGATCACCGGAACTCGCTGGAGTAGCTCTCGGCAACGCCACCTATTTCCTGTTTGCCCTGATCGGAATCGGAATCCTGTTGGCCGTGGGACCGATGGTTTCACAGGCGTACGGTGCTGGAAAGCACGATCCCATTGGACGCACTACACGACAGGCACTCTGGCTGGCCACTCTTCTGTCCCTTCCTGTATTACTGATCATGTGGAATGCAAAATTGCCATGGATCCTCATGCAGCAGGATGCGGCCACAATGGACTATGCCGAAGGATATCTGCAAGCCGCAATGTGGGGATACCTCCCCTTTATGTGGTTCAATGCACTGCGCAATTTTGTGGAAGCAATTGCTCGACCGCTGCCCATTACAATCATCATTTTGATGGGTATCCTACTGAATATTGGAGCGAACTACGGGCTGATGTTCGGCAATTTTGGCCTCCCCCGTCTTGGACTCACTGGAACTGGATGGGCAACCTGTATTGTCCACTGGTTTATGTTTACTTGCATTGCCCTGTATGTTGCCTTTCAGCATCCCTATCGCTCCTACGGAGTCCTGCGGAAGCTTCGAACCCCCGACTTCGGCTATTTTCGCGAACTGCTGCGTGTGGGATTTCCAATCGGAGGATCCATTGGGCTTGAAGTGACCCTTTTCAGTGCAACCGCCTTTTTGATTGGCACCTATGGAGCAGTCCCGATTGCTGCCCATCAAATTGCCATTCAATGCGCTGCGATCGCCTATATGGTGCCGCTGGGGATTGGTCTTGCGACCTCCGTCCGGGTAGGCCAAAATATTGGGGCCAAGGATTTTTCTGCCGCGGCAATTTCAGGATACGCGGGCATGGCCTTATCCCTCATCTTTATGTCTTGTACAGCACTCCTGTTTTTGCTTGTTCCGAATTTCATTGTCAGTATCTATCTGGACACGAGTGATCCGACCAATATCCCAACCATCTTACAAGTGGTTAGCTTACTTGGTATTGCAGCACTTTTTCAGCTCTTTGATGGACTACAAGCCACTGCACTGGGAGCACTAAGAGGCCTGAAGGACACACGTATCCCGATGGTGATGGGATTTATTGCCTACTGGCTGATTGGCATGCCAACTGGCCTTGGACTCGGGTTCGGTCTAGGGATGGGGCCGGAGGGATTCTGGTGGGGGCTTGTTATTGGCCTGATAGCCGCCTCTATCATGTTCACGCACCGGTTTGTCCGGATGACCAACCGGTTGAAAACCGGCAGCTCTCTTCCCAATTGA
- a CDS encoding DUF839 domain-containing protein, with amino-acid sequence MPSSNNQNSVASRRQFLQTSGAFALGFVGLHSLVGCRGFSAQAKEKFGPLIADPEGIMDLPENFSYKIVSRMGDLMDDGFYVPGAADGMATFAGPAGETIVIRNHEVNPDAGPDMGPFGADNMLLDRIDSDLLYDAGTEGSPALGGTTTFVYDTATQGLVSQYLSLAGTLRNCAGGPTPWNTWITCEEITTLAGDGFAEDHGYVFQVPASVTPQIARPTPIRAMGRFNHEAVAVDPMTNIIYQTEDMHDSLIYRFIPQDPTNLEAGGRLQALQVAGRSSLDTRNWETQTVAVGSQMEVSWIDLDDIEAPLDDLRLRGFDQGAARFARGEGMWYGNNAVYFACTNGGSAKCGQIWRLIPSENRLELFIEPNDPGLIENADNLTVTPWGDLIVCEDGSDEQFLVGVTPEGEIYKFARNAVSNSELAGATFSPDGTTLFVNIQWDGLTLAITGPWT; translated from the coding sequence ATGCCATCTTCCAATAATCAGAACTCAGTTGCTTCTCGTCGTCAGTTTCTCCAGACCTCCGGTGCGTTTGCGCTCGGTTTCGTTGGACTACATTCATTGGTTGGATGTCGTGGTTTCTCGGCGCAAGCGAAGGAAAAATTCGGTCCTCTCATAGCTGATCCAGAGGGAATTATGGATCTGCCTGAAAATTTCAGTTACAAGATTGTTTCCCGCATGGGGGATCTAATGGATGATGGGTTTTATGTGCCGGGCGCCGCGGATGGCATGGCCACGTTTGCCGGCCCTGCCGGAGAAACCATTGTGATTCGGAATCATGAAGTTAATCCAGATGCAGGTCCAGATATGGGTCCATTCGGGGCGGATAATATGCTGCTGGATCGTATTGACTCAGATCTCCTGTATGATGCGGGCACAGAGGGAAGCCCAGCGCTTGGCGGAACGACGACCTTTGTCTATGATACCGCGACGCAGGGGTTGGTATCTCAATATCTAAGCCTTGCTGGCACGTTGCGCAATTGCGCAGGCGGTCCAACACCTTGGAATACCTGGATCACATGCGAGGAGATCACTACTCTGGCGGGAGATGGATTTGCCGAAGATCACGGCTATGTCTTTCAGGTTCCCGCAAGCGTAACACCGCAGATTGCACGCCCAACTCCGATTCGGGCAATGGGGCGATTCAATCATGAGGCAGTGGCGGTTGACCCGATGACCAACATAATCTATCAGACAGAGGATATGCATGATAGTCTGATCTACCGTTTCATTCCGCAGGATCCCACAAATCTGGAAGCCGGAGGTCGATTGCAGGCGCTTCAAGTCGCAGGCAGGTCCAGCCTTGACACGCGGAATTGGGAGACACAGACCGTAGCGGTCGGATCACAGATGGAGGTTAGTTGGATAGATCTGGACGATATTGAAGCTCCGTTGGATGATCTGCGTCTTCGAGGATTTGATCAGGGTGCAGCTAGGTTTGCACGCGGTGAGGGGATGTGGTACGGGAATAATGCCGTTTACTTCGCCTGCACCAATGGTGGGAGTGCTAAGTGTGGCCAGATCTGGCGGCTAATTCCCTCGGAGAATCGGCTCGAGTTATTTATTGAACCCAATGATCCCGGTTTGATTGAGAATGCAGACAACCTTACGGTCACTCCTTGGGGAGATCTAATCGTATGTGAGGATGGATCCGATGAACAATTCCTCGTTGGAGTCACTCCGGAGGGTGAGATCTACAAGTTTGCTCGCAACGCGGTGAGTAACTCCGAGCTGGCAGGAGCAACCTTCTCACCGGATGGGACTACCCTGTTTGTCAACATTCAGTGGGACGGCTTGACATTGGCCATTACCGGCCCATGGACCTGA
- the bamC gene encoding outer membrane protein assembly factor BamC has product MKPPLLFIAVLFSGCVSTQYIPVDHSHPTVEYYVRTFDGLDHDIVFDATVQMLTEQGFTIIDTEEEKGIINTDYRVENRSFNRRAIRRKISALVSNAPRGTQIQLNFDLQEIEDQILWGDDVVIYRSKYLSPHAAQRYYREFFNALEEYLP; this is encoded by the coding sequence ATGAAACCTCCTCTTTTATTCATTGCTGTCCTTTTCTCTGGCTGTGTCTCTACTCAGTACATCCCTGTAGACCATTCCCACCCCACCGTAGAATACTATGTCCGCACATTTGATGGCTTGGACCACGATATTGTTTTTGATGCGACCGTGCAAATGCTTACCGAACAAGGATTTACTATTATTGACACCGAAGAGGAAAAAGGGATCATTAACACAGATTACCGTGTAGAGAATCGGTCCTTTAATCGCCGTGCTATACGCAGGAAAATCTCTGCACTGGTATCAAATGCACCGAGAGGAACGCAAATCCAGCTGAACTTTGACCTCCAAGAAATTGAGGATCAAATTCTATGGGGCGATGATGTTGTCATCTATCGTTCAAAATATTTGAGTCCACACGCTGCGCAGCGTTATTACCGCGAATTCTTTAATGCTCTTGAAGAGTATTTACCATAG
- a CDS encoding PHP domain-containing protein, whose amino-acid sequence MRFSLIIFALFLVSSRVQAQDHRAIEFPDVPGFYTLTCDLHMHTVFSDGSVWPNIRVEEAHRDELDAIAVTEHLEYLPHRADIPLPDRNRAFEVAKAANRDHPLIIIPGVEITRSMPPGHVNAIFITDANALVSDQGEAPMEVMEVFETAREQGAFTFWNHPAWTPQASDGIAVLDDLHRTLIDEGMLHGIEVANQFTYSDEALQIALDHNLTIIGTSDIHGLIDWDFEVAQGGHRPVTLVFAEEQTAESIHEGLRARRTVAWHRNTLIGREAELLPLIHASITVASAEFRSGTSVLNVTLENHSDARFLLRNTSDFTFHEDANLVEVAPHTLTEFVLKTTGQDAPYLVTFDVLNAITAPGTHPEITLTIDPDSSSE is encoded by the coding sequence ATGCGTTTCTCTCTGATCATTTTTGCTCTGTTTCTGGTCTCTAGTCGTGTGCAAGCGCAGGATCACCGCGCCATTGAGTTCCCTGATGTCCCTGGATTTTACACGCTGACCTGTGACCTGCACATGCATACTGTTTTTTCTGACGGCAGCGTCTGGCCAAATATCCGAGTTGAAGAAGCACATCGCGATGAACTGGACGCGATTGCGGTGACGGAACATCTGGAGTATCTCCCGCACAGAGCTGATATTCCTCTTCCCGATCGTAATCGTGCCTTTGAAGTCGCAAAGGCAGCAAATCGAGACCATCCACTGATCATCATCCCTGGAGTAGAAATTACGCGTTCCATGCCTCCTGGGCATGTCAACGCAATATTCATCACGGACGCGAATGCATTGGTGTCTGATCAGGGTGAGGCACCAATGGAGGTTATGGAGGTATTTGAAACGGCTCGGGAACAGGGCGCATTCACATTTTGGAATCATCCTGCCTGGACTCCCCAAGCTTCGGACGGGATCGCAGTACTGGACGATCTGCATAGAACTCTCATTGACGAGGGTATGCTGCATGGCATTGAGGTTGCCAACCAGTTTACGTACTCGGATGAGGCTCTCCAGATTGCACTTGATCATAACCTGACTATCATTGGCACTAGCGATATTCACGGACTGATTGACTGGGATTTTGAGGTTGCCCAAGGAGGGCACCGACCGGTTACTCTTGTATTTGCGGAGGAGCAGACCGCCGAAAGTATTCATGAAGGGCTGAGGGCACGTCGAACCGTTGCTTGGCACCGAAACACGCTGATTGGTCGTGAAGCTGAACTCCTGCCGCTCATTCATGCATCTATTACCGTTGCGAGTGCTGAATTCAGGTCTGGAACATCCGTATTGAATGTCACACTAGAGAACCACTCCGATGCCCGATTTTTACTACGGAACACCTCTGATTTCACATTCCATGAAGATGCGAACCTCGTCGAGGTTGCACCTCATACTCTAACGGAGTTCGTACTGAAGACCACTGGACAGGATGCACCTTACCTGGTTACCTTTGATGTTCTGAACGCTATCACTGCGCCTGGTACTCATCCCGAAATTACACTCACGATTGATCCTGACTCATCATCTGAGTGA